Part of the Triticum aestivum cultivar Chinese Spring chromosome 4D, IWGSC CS RefSeq v2.1, whole genome shotgun sequence genome is shown below.
TGGTGCACCGGGGcaattggtgctaccggtgcaccgatcCCCTGTTACACattcaaaaatgttcaaaaaaatccGTAAAATTTTTAGTGCATTGTCACAAAAATTCAAACCAAAATTCGAAACATTGCTCGAGATAAAAAATGATAATTTTGacactgaatagtacataacacAGGTTGGGCTTCAGTTTTGGCCCATTAGCACATTTATGTCAAATTTCTCATTTTTGTATCTTGAGCAATGTTTAGAATTTTGATTCAAATTTTTGTGACAACttacattgatgttgtgtcaatgcATTATTTTTTTCGGATTTTTTCGAACATTTTTTAATGTGCAACGGagtccggtgcaccggtagcaccaattgCCCCGGTGCACCAGATATGTTCCCGACCTGAAGCGGCTTGAACGGCGCAGCGATGCCATGAGGGCAGGCGAGGGAGAAGAAAAGGAGAGGGGGGGAAGAGGAGGCATGACGCTGGGGAATGAGGTATTTCCAGCTAAACGTGTCGTGTTGTGCCGACACGTTGGCCTCGCCCCCGCGGAGGAGCACAACCCTAGGGTTGCCGGGGGCCAGACACGGCCCGTTTAACCACATGCCGGGCCAGCCCGCGAACCATGGGCCGTTGGCCAGGTTCGGGACCCTTCCCACTGTACTCCACCTCCACTCACCTATGGCCCAACTGCCCCGCTGCGCCGCCTCGGTAAAAGACATCGACGACTCCGACCTCcacctccaccgccaccgccacctcaaccccccttcctccctcctccgccgctgcACCACTTCCAATCAGCGTTCCTCCCACCGGCGCATCCCCGggctcgcctccgcctccgccgtccGGGAAGCGATGCGCCTCCGCTCTCCGCTATCATCCGTCCCCGCGATTCGCGCGGACGGCCAGACTGCGGACGCCGACTTCCTGCTTGACTCGTGGCTCGGGGCGCTGCGGTACCTCGGTGAGCTGCAATTGGTAGCAACTTTTTCCGTCAAAGGTTTTGCATTTCGTGTTCGGAAAGAGATTTCGATTCGGAACTCTCATATGTCCAAGTTCAGTATGGAAAAGGGCGGGCAGCATTTTCAAATGCCAGTTCGAGTGCTGTTGCTGTGATTAGCATCTGAGGTGGTTTGGAACGCAGGTGGAGACCGCGGGTGGCAGCAGCCAGGCATCGGGAAGATCCGTGTCGACCGGGCATTAGATCGAGCGTGTCGGGTGCGTGTACTCCCCTGTCTTCTCCTTGTTTATTGTCTTTCTCCGAAACATATCATTTTGCCACTGCTGGTGATATCTGTGTGGTGGATTGATTCGTTCGAGGGTTCTTGGTTGTGATCAGGTTGTCGGGGTGGTGACACTGTGCACACCAAATGGATACGGCGATCTCATGCTGAATCTGAAGGTGACCATGAACATCACAGCCTAGTGTTATTATGTTTAGTTTCTTGGAATTCTGTAGCATCGACATTGAGTTTCGCTGATTACCATGTGAAATGTGAGTTTTTTTTCTTTCCATCGAGTTCATTTGGATGCTGGAAAAAATTCCAATCCAAGTAGTCCTTGTCATGACATTTGGGAGAACCATTCTTTTCTCCTAAATAATTTGAAGGAGAAGCTAATGTTTGCTTGCCAGATAGATTATATTTCAATACTTACATCATGTCTTGAGAGTTGTAACTTTGATCTGAATGAACTTTCCAACAACTAAGTTTTGCCCGGAGAAGATTGATTAGAAGATAATAATTACATGCCTTTCAATTCTTAGTATGAATTGACAATGAGTTGTTCTTAATAGGACCCATCTGGTACTATTGATGCATCAGTTCACAAGAAAGTTCTATCAAATGAAAACCTTTCAAAGGGTTTATCAGTTGGGTCTGTCATTGTTCTCAAACAGGTAAGGGTATATAACTTGTGAACAAAATGTTAGTTCTGTTATTAAATTACTCTATTGTGCTGCCACGAAATTGGCTTCACTGTTGAATCTATTGTCGATTTCAGGTGGCTGTTCTTCGCCCTTCTAGCACAGTGTGCTATCTGAATGTTACCCAGAAAAACGTTGAAAAGGTATTGTTCATACACTTACATATTACACTTTTATAGGTGCTGACGTAGGCAAATTACGCATTATCTTACTACATATTCCTTAAGTTTTTCTATAAAGTAATGTATTATAATACAAAGCAATTAGTTTACTACATACTCAAAGTCAAGGTTGCTTATGAGGTGCGTATAGGTGTGACCGTGTGTGTGCGGGTTGGGTTTAATAAGGTGGACTGCTTTGAGCTCATATTAGTGTAGCTATGTATATACTGTATCTAATGAAAAGTGGGATCTCTTAGCTTGTTTTTGATACCCTTCCACACTTAAAGTTTCATTAGTTATTATACACTTGGACTATCATAATAATTCATGGATGGACCCTCCTGGTGGAGGTGTCTGACAAAATTATGTCATTTTTATGACTGAATTTTACTAGGTTGCCCTTTCTGGTACTTGAAGAAGTTATATTGTACAGACTTGAAGGAACAAAATATAAGATGCATTATAAGTAAGAATCTGTCCCATAAAAATCTAGCTGTGACTAATAAAGCAGATTAGAGAACACTATTGAAGCTTACTTGCACTTAGATGCCCATGTTTTTATGTAATTGTTCAGACTTAAATTATGGATATGTGTCATAGATTGGAGTTCTTTTTTCGAAACGTGGCAAAAGGGATTACCTGGTTATATTAATATAGAAGATAGAGCGGAGTTCTAGTTATATGCACTGGTACTTGTTTGGTCATTACAATTACCTGAATTTAATTGCTTCTCAAGTCTCAGGACCTGAAAACTGTGTAATCATCTTTCGCCATCACTTTCGAGATGATATTTCCTCAGTTTTGAATTGCCGTTATGTTTTATGTCGTAACTGTTGCATCACAAAAGTTCATCTTAGGTCATGAACTCATAATGATGTTCACATTTCCAGGTGCTGCAAAATGACAGTGTCTCCCCATATAAGCAAGCAGTTCCATCAAGTAATTCTGAAAGGCAAAGCCAACAGCCTGGTGACTTACAAATCTCTCTCTTTATTCATCCCCCCAACAAAATTTGATGGTGATTTGCCGTGCTTTCCATAGTGAAATGCAAAGTAACAATGAGTTTTGCAGGCCAAGGAGATAACATGGAAAGGGAAGCTGGAGCAGAAACAACTGATGGAATGACAGCGATCTTCAGTAAGCTCTCGAGGACCAAGGATGGCCGGATAGTCGACTTACTTTGTGATAATGGCGGTGCAGCAAAAGCTGTTAACAGTAGTATTCTGAGAATGGACAAAGATACTCATGGCGTACAAAATCATCACGAGAAACGGATGGAGCAAATGGATTCAGGTTCTCAAATAAAGAATTTGCCAGGCTTAAACACCAGCCAGCAGCTGCAGAAAATCATTTCTAGCATGAATCCAGCTAATTGCCAGCTGAAACAAGGAGGAAGCGTACCCAAGTATGGGATAAGCAGTGAAGCTGAAACTTCGGCTGACGATATAATGAGAAAACTCACAGGTGGTGAAATGATCAACAACAGGGATGAGCATCAGCAGCAAAACCCGGTTGCAGATACAAGATGCACACAGCCGATTCTAGGTGGAAGCTCAGTTATGGCTGGAAGCAGAGATTGTTCGCAAGCTTCCTGTACTGGAAATCTGAGGCAACTCTCTGACGATGATTCGATGCAGCCTCGTAGTAAAAAACTTAAGAGTGATGCAaggctttctgatagcaatggtCTGGATGACATAGCAGATGATTTCCTCGGTGATCACAATCCGATCAGGAAGCCCGAGCATCAGCAAAGGGACATCCATGGCGCAAGTGCGGGTAGCCTCCAGCCAACTCAAGAAAATTGCTCAATATCTGCCACCGGCGGAACATTACCTTCCAGTCATAAGATGGTTTCAGTGGCTTCTGTACCAGAATGGACCGATGAGCAGCTTTCTCAACTTTTTGATGACTACTGACACCGGAGTGCATACTTCATCTAGTAGTTGCCTagcttcttttcttttttcttttggggtAGTTTGATGTTATCTCAAGGGTGCGACAAAGTCAGGCATGTTAGTTGTATATAGTTATAGTTTAGAAGATGGTTAACACCTCAAGGTTGTGACTCACGTGTTCTCAGTGATGTGCCTCGATGACCAAATAGAGACAGTTCATAGACCACTGGATGGATTATATCGTAATCTTGTGCAGTTCCTCTGTTGAAGGATGTTATTGTTACGTATTGCTCCTAAAATGAAATTATTGGTACTGGACCGTCTTTATGCAGGCCAAACCGAAGGGCTAAGCGGCGCTGAAAGCACTCCTCGGGCTTCCTACAAATCTTGGAGTGGAAAGCGCAGGGTTTCAGTCTTTCAGAGATCGACAACTTTCCCTGTGATAGAAGAAGCAAAGAGTCGTAACTTaaaataaagaagaagaaaaatgatcaCCAAGAATTCCAGCCGTTTTGTTTGATTTTTTGTCCAAAAGAACCACCTGCCAATTGCTATTGTCGACCACTCATTGAACAAATTGACAAAAAGGACCCCCTCAGCCGTGGCGGCAGGTGCGgtaggcgacacgtggcacctgccgccacggctTGAGGCGGCCGGCCCTGCCGCCACGCCAGGAGGCGGCCGCAGGGATATAACGTGTTTGCTACAGCGCCTGGAGCTGGGACGGAACGGGCCAGCCCAGGTGGGCCACGCCGCCACTGGACGAGGCGgccagccgctgccgctgccgctcccGGGCCGACAGGTCATGCTGCACGAGGGCCCAGCAGGCGGGCCATGCCGCCACTGCGCGGGGCGGCCACACTGTGTGTTGCCGACAGCATTTGCTGTTTCAGACGGCGATGATTCCCAAGCGACGCTGATTTTCACGGGCGTGCAGACCGCGATGATTCCCACAGATGATGCTGATTTTCACGGGCAGGAATCCTGCGGTAGGTGATTTTTTGACGCTTTGTGTCGACACTCTGAGGTGCTCCTATACACTCTCTTTGCTTCCCTGCGTACACTATCCACTGCATTCTGTCTGGTTCGCATGCCGTTCGGAGGGAATCGTTTCTGGCACTGGTTCCGTTGTTTGATAATTGTCACTGCTTTCTATGCAGACGACACCGATCAAAAGCAGTGCGTGATTCCCGCCTAAAGAAAGGGCTCGTGAGGCCAAGCAGCAGAAGAAGCTGACGATGGAAAAAGGAAAATATTCATGCTGGACTCAGTAAATACCTATCATAGTATTTGAAATTTCGCACCTGTTTGTATCTTAATTTCTGCAGTTTAATGTAGCTTTATTTCGGTAGTTAAATGTAGCTTTATTTTCATAGTACAatgtatcttattttcagttgtACCGTGTCGTAATGAAAAAAAAATAGTTTTGGAATAAAATGTGGCATTTTCTTGCCGCCCTCCCGCCATAAATATTTTCCGTCATTTTCTTTCCCGCCAATTTTTCCTTCTTTCCTTCTCTCCGCACCTGAAAACACTTTAATAATACAAACTAATTATCGAACATCGTGCAACAACTACAATATGaaattaagatagaacataatgccctacaataagaCAGTACAAACTAATGatacaagtacatctgaattaaacggtaGAACTGGACTTAAAAACTAAAAATACagcttaaaaactacatgaaggcctcatcgtcatcctccgttgatgcagaactcttgcccttcgaggatgcataactcttacccttggacgatgcagaactcttgcccttcgaggatgcagaactcttgcccttggacGATGCAAAACTCTTGCCCTTCAACGATGTGGTAGTTGTGGCCTTGGTGCtgggcatgaagatatcatcttcgtcctcgttGTCGTCAGtccataaaaaattatgttttgcTGCAAACTTCAAGTGTGATTCACTCTTATGCTCTATCTTCTTCCATCTTCCATGCAACCCGATAAGTTCTTTTCGTATCTCCTGAAAGGTCCTGGAAGGCCACCCACACCTAGATAATGTGTGACTCAGCTCATTCATGAGAGTGTCACTACTGATGAGTTCATCCCATGGAACTATTGTATTATCTATCTTGAAATTGGCGGCTAAACGTAGAAGACATTGGGacatactagggtgaaaactatgaTCAGAAGGATAACCGGACATCTTTAGGAGACTACACTGAAGTGCGTATCCACCTTAGTGTGGAGGGGGGTTTTATAGGTTCAGAAGAGAAGAATAGGTGGGAACTCAGAAGCGAGAAAGTATGGCGGGAGATATAGGCGGGAAACGACGGTGCAAGGTATACACGGGAACACAGAAGCAGGAAAGTATGGCGGGAGATATAGGTGGGAAAGGGCGGTGCGAGGTATACGCGGGAACTTAGAACCGGGAAAGTATGGCAGGAGATATACGCGGGAAACATTGTTGCTGACTGGTCTAGTAGCGGCAGGTGCCACGCGGGAACCGAGGGGGTCTTTTTTGTCATTCTGGTCCAGAGGTGTGATCCGATACAACACACTGCTGATGCTGTATTTATTTCTCTAATTTAATGTTAGAATTCAGGTGCATTTTTATTTCAGCATACATAGATGTTTCTTACATAAATCGGAAAGTCTGATACTGACATATGTAGATACAATGGGTCGCACACGTAGATAGATGAATCACCCTAGTCGACAACGGCCACCTGGCCTTTCCTTAGGACCGGAAAGCGACAAGCGATTAGGTGGTCGAGTTACACGAAGACCGCGATCGTACTCCACTTCGGCTTCCCGTGTCTGCGACTCCTGCGTAGGTGGTGGAGTCTAGAATCCTTGTTGCGAACCTGATGCGTAATTGTAGGCGTATGGTTGTGACTCCTCGGGGTTAAAAGATGGACCAATAACGTCCCCTCCGAAGAAGTCTACAACTAATGATGTAACCATGTGGCCATGATCATGTGATGCTCCCCGGATGCGTGTGTTGAGGCCACGTTGGGTGTCCTCATCGTCCCATGTACGATCAGGTATGTCCTGCACACAGAAACATTGTAAACAAACTGTTAGAGGATAATATGTGATATGATTGTAAATGCATTAAAATGTAAACATGACTACCTGATTAGATCCCTCGCCAGTATTGTTTGGGCATTGTACGTGGTACTGGTTTATCTCTAGGACACGAGTCTCCTCGGGCATGGAGATCCCTCGCGTGGAGAGATACGGATGAGATCCCATCACCTTGGGTGTATGCGCCATATCCTGTGTACGCATATGGGTTCGGGGAAAGAGTCTGCTCGGGCATCGAATGCAAGCCCGTGCCATGGTCCTGAGATGTCTGCCCCTGATGAAGCTGCATCGAAGAAGAGCGATGCAGTGGCAGAGATGAGTCACGTCGTGGCAATGTCATTGTAGTACTCGAACCCTCCCCCCACTGCCCATGGCTCGTACGCGCCTCGCTCGGTCTGGACGACGGCGCCGCACTCGGTCTGGCTGACCTCGCTACCGGCATGTTGTACGCTCCAGTGACAACATCGTCGCCTCTACCGCATCTGAACTTTGTTGCCATGTAGTCTTGAAGACGTTTGTGGAATGACTTGCGAGCTGGGCCCCGGGCCTGCATGCCTTCCGCCGACATCTGCCCTACTTCATTGCAagtttcaagctgaacaatgtttggttgTTATTTGGTTGAAATGATTATGAAATGATGGACCTGAAAAAGTTACTTGTGATTACCAGCTGGTCATGATAGTAAGCTACATGCAACTCAATCTGTCTCTGCATCTGCTCCTCCTGTGCGAGATGTGTTGGTATCGTAGGTGGTTGACTGGTCAGGCTAGTACACGTGCTGATGCAGTACCACTGCTTGTACGCTTGAGCTGTACTTCCATCATACGGTCTGCAAAATTAAATAATTACATCAACTGTTGAGATGAAAGCAAAGCATCTTCACGCATCGTATGGTCATCGTAATAAAATAATGTAAATAAAATGTACCTAAGTTGATGCACTATATCTGCTAGCGCTTCATTTTCCCACTTGTGTACCCATTAAATGTTGCGTTCCCTCCAATCGTAACAACTACAACCGCGGCCCATATTGGTTAGCCTGCAAATTATGTAACAAAGTATGAGTTTAGTAATTAAAAAAGACACTAACTATTTAGGGAGGTCACATCTTACTTATGGGTTTCCTCGTCGGTTCATCTTGGAAGAGGTGGTGGTATCTCCTGATAGAGACCGAACTGTCTCATGACACGCTCTGGGTTGTAAGGCTCAACACACCACAGGAACAATAAGTAGCAGCAAGTCAGCTAGAATGCACTATCGCTCAAGATGCCTGCTGTGATGGGTCGTATATCGAAGAACATCTGTAACTGCTCCTGATTCCACGGGTTCCATGTGACTAGTGACTCATCAAGTATCTCAAACTGCTGGTGGTATATAGGTTAACAATTTTTCGCAATATTTGGTGCTGGCCATAGTTACACTATTGCCCTAGCTACAGTCGTATGGGTGTATGGGATTTAGTATACGAGGTCGTCCTACAGGGAGGTATTCCCAGGACCACAACTATAGAAACTCATAGGCGACACAAAGTAACGGAGCTTTTTGTGCGAAAGAAGTTTTTTGTGTGGCATCACACAAGCCTCTATATGTATGACATAGCATGGCAGAACCGAAGATGTATTTTGGCTGCTCGGGTAAAGATTCATCTGCCATATTCTCTACAATGTAGATGAGACCAGGGAGAACTACGTCCCCGTGTGAATTTGGAAACAGAGTCCCGAGGAGCCACAACAAATATACAAACACATGTCTTTTCCTCGTCACAGAATCAGCGTAGCTAGATAAAATACGAAAGTTATCACGAAGCCAGGCGAGTGGGATGCCCCGAGGGCCACCAGAACGTTGTGATTCTGGCATTGTCATCCCAAGATGGGCTGATATATTTAATGTCCAAGATGGAGACACTCGTGGAGAGACTAACGACTCACCTCTAATTGGTAGAGCGGTGATCATAGAAACATCTTTAAGTGTAGGTGCAAGCTCCCCAAAACGAAAGTGAAAGGCGTGGGTTTCAGGTCTCCACCGGTTAACGAGGGATGTCAAAAGGGATGGGTCCAAACGTAATTGGTCTTTGCATGATGTGAGCCTAGCAAAACCATGTAGTCCATAAGCGTTAAGGTGAGCAAGGAAAGAATTGTGTATTGGCCGTGTTTTCTTTACGGTTTGAAGTCTGAAAGTCCGATAATCATGATTATTATTTGGGTTCAAAAATAGGTGGCAACGGTGGCCGGCGTCATGGGGCCCCTACAAAAGCACTGGCACTTCAACCATAATCTGCACACAAACATACAAATAAAAATTATGATGAAGACACAAATACAAATGCAAATAAAAATTAACCGAAGGACTAGGTCTGATTGGAGGGACTAATGACCGAACACACAAGATAAACTTTCTTTGTCCTATTCTCTTCGACAACTTATTCGTCAACCAGTATCGGTCACTCGTGGTAGATGCTTGAGGGATCTCCAAATCTTCATAGACTCTGTCTACGtgaaccacaattactcttggtcaCTTAAAGACTTggcaccta
Proteins encoded:
- the LOC123097078 gene encoding uncharacterized protein — translated: MAQLPRCAASVKDIDDSDLHLHRHRHLNPPSSLLRRCTTSNQRSSHRRIPGLASASAVREAMRLRSPLSSVPAIRADGQTADADFLLDSWLGALRYLGGDRGWQQPGIGKIRVDRALDRACRVVGVVTLCTPNGYGDLMLNLKDPSGTIDASVHKKVLSNENLSKGLSVGSVIVLKQVAVLRPSSTVCYLNVTQKNVEKVLQNDSVSPYKQAVPSSNSERQSQQPGQGDNMEREAGAETTDGMTAIFSKLSRTKDGRIVDLLCDNGGAAKAVNSSILRMDKDTHGVQNHHEKRMEQMDSGSQIKNLPGLNTSQQLQKIISSMNPANCQLKQGGSVPKYGISSEAETSADDIMRKLTGGEMINNRDEHQQQNPVADTRCTQPILGGSSVMAGSRDCSQASCTGNLRQLSDDDSMQPRSKKLKSDARLSDSNGLDDIADDFLGDHNPIRKPEHQQRDIHGASAGSLQPTQENCSISATGGTLPSSHKMVSVASVPEWTDEQLSQLFDDY